The following proteins come from a genomic window of Bradyrhizobium paxllaeri:
- a CDS encoding DUF6804 family protein — protein MRTLPWFLWLIAAAVVAAATARWPYGYYTFTRLVVCGFCGYLTFVSWTEKSYVWGVALGITAILFNPILPIHLNRAAWFWLDIAAAVLILAHLAVARLSKRDAAADQRGSR, from the coding sequence ATGCGCACGTTGCCTTGGTTCTTATGGCTCATTGCCGCCGCGGTCGTTGCGGCGGCAACCGCGAGGTGGCCCTACGGCTACTACACCTTCACCCGTCTCGTTGTCTGCGGGTTCTGTGGCTATCTCACCTTCGTTTCGTGGACCGAGAAGTCTTATGTTTGGGGCGTTGCGCTTGGCATCACTGCAATCCTCTTCAACCCGATATTACCGATTCACCTAAACCGGGCAGCGTGGTTCTGGCTCGACATCGCCGCTGCGGTTCTAATCCTCGCGCATTTGGCAGTCGCTAGATTGAGCAAGCGTGATGCGGCAGCGGATCAGCGTGGCTCTCGCTAG